The following DNA comes from Enterocloster bolteae.
ACCGGGTCCCCCACAAACCGGACTGTTTCATTCAACGGCCGGTAGTGGGGCGCCGGAGTCATTTGGTTTGTAATATAGATGTTGTCCGGTATGTCCTTGTATGTAACCACAGCATGGACCCCGTCACAGGCCTTTGCCCTGTCCACATCAATCCTGGTAATACGCGCATGGGGGTAAGGGCTTCTGAGCACCTTGCCGTAAACCATTCCTGTCACCCGCAGGTCATCCGTAAACACAGCCTTCCCGGTGACAATGTCATCTGCTATGATACGCTTGATTTCCCTGCCAACTACCTTGTAATCCTGGTTCATTCTTCACTCCTCCTTTTCTCCACATAAGACATGATGCTCTCCACTGCCGTGTAATGGGTCCCGCAGCGGCAGTAATTGCCGGCCAGCGCATCCCGGACCTCCTCCTCAGTGGGGCAGGGCTTCTCATCTAACAGGGCCCTGGCTGTCATAATAATGCCCGATGTGCAGAATCCGCACTGGAATCCGCAATTGTCCACAAAAGCCTGCTGCAGCCCGGTTAAGTCCCCTGTCTCCGGGTCCGCCAGCCCTTCAATGGTGGTGATGCTGCTTCCGTCACAGTCCATGGTAAGCACCATGCAGGAAGTAACCGCACGGCCATCCATGATTACCGTACAGCAGCCGCAGGCCCCCTGCCCGCATCCCAGTTTCAGGCCCATAAGATGAAGCCGGTCCCTCAGTGTGTGGGCCAGGGTTTCAGACTGGGGCATATCCCCCCTGTTGTTTCCCACGGGTATCTCATATTCCCTGCGGTTCACTGTAAGCGTGATGAATTGTTGAAGCTTTTCTTTCATAGCTGCCTCCTTTATTTTTATGTGTTTCTTTTGGTATACCGTTTATTTTGAATTTTTATCGTTTTTTCTCGATTATTTTTAAAATATGCACTATATTTATTTTATATTATTATATAATATAGTTATTTTTAATAATTTATGGTATACCAAAATACTATCATCCCTTTCAGCAAATGTCAATTGTACACTCCTCTGTTTCGATATACTACTTTAAATATAACGAATAACAGTATACGGCAGTCCGGTCTATGAACCGTATTTAACGGTTCTTCCTGATTTATGCCGGGTTACTGTCATAGGCATCTTTCACAAACAGTTGTTAAACAAAATTATTTATTATTTTTCCATTTCGTCTAACATTTCATAAATAAAAATTGAGATTTTCTGGCTTTTATATTATAATAAAAGAAATGCGAATGCAGACAACCGCTGTCTGCATATGACAAAGGAGGAAACAATCATGGGTTTGTTTCAGCATAAAAAAGAAAAAGGGACAGCAGAGCTTCCGCCTACACCGCCTGTCCTTACCCCCACTGAACCGGATGCTGCCAGCGAGGGCCGCGCAGCCTGCATGAACAGGCTGGAGTCCGTACTGGGCGCCCCTTCGTCCAAGGGAGTGGTTCTAAAACTCTATCTGGAGAATTTTAAGAGTCTGAATAAGACGTTCGGATATGATTACTGTGAGGAGCTTCTTTCCCAGATAAAAAGCTATCTGAAGGAAGTGGCTGAGGGCAATATCTACCGTTACATAGGTGTGGAATTCATCATTATATTGGAACAGCTTTCAGAAGGGAAGGCCTGCGACCTGGCTGATGAGATTCTGGAACGCTTCGGAAACGTTTGGAAAATCCGCGGCGTGGACTGTCTGTGTTCCGCACAGATAGGTCTCTGCTCCTACCCCGGTCATGCCACCAGCACAGATGAGCTGCTTAAGCGCCTGGACCTGGCCGTGTCTGCTGCCTCTGACTGCGGACCCAACCAGATGGCAGTATATGACAGCAACATGCATACCCA
Coding sequences within:
- a CDS encoding (2Fe-2S)-binding protein, producing MKEKLQQFITLTVNRREYEIPVGNNRGDMPQSETLAHTLRDRLHLMGLKLGCGQGACGCCTVIMDGRAVTSCMVLTMDCDGSSITTIEGLADPETGDLTGLQQAFVDNCGFQCGFCTSGIIMTARALLDEKPCPTEEEVRDALAGNYCRCGTHYTAVESIMSYVEKRRSEE